In Ensifer canadensis, a genomic segment contains:
- a CDS encoding ribose-phosphate pyrophosphokinase gives MKLVTGNSNRALAQAIASHLELPLIDCTVKRFADQEIYVQIHENVRGEDVYILQSTSAPADGNLMELLILTDALRRSSARRITAVIPYFGYARQDRRATGRTPISAKLVANMIAGAGVNRVITVDLHTDQIQGFFDIPTDNLYSAPVMTRDIEKHYDTKNLTIVSPDVGGVARARAIAKRIGADLAIVDKRRPRAGVSEVMGIIGDVSGQSCLLIDDIADSGGTLINAAEALLEAGAKEVSAYITHGVLSEGACERIGASNLKELVVTDSIQETEAHRQTANIRRVTIAPLIGEALARTAREQSVSTLFN, from the coding sequence ATGAAGCTGGTGACCGGTAACTCGAACCGCGCCCTGGCCCAGGCTATTGCCAGCCACCTGGAACTTCCCCTCATAGACTGTACGGTCAAGCGTTTCGCCGACCAGGAAATCTACGTTCAAATCCATGAGAATGTGCGCGGCGAGGACGTGTACATTCTCCAGTCAACGAGCGCCCCCGCCGACGGCAATCTGATGGAGTTGCTGATCCTGACCGATGCACTGCGCCGCTCGTCTGCCCGCCGGATCACGGCCGTGATCCCGTATTTCGGCTATGCTCGCCAGGATCGCCGCGCCACCGGCCGCACTCCGATCTCGGCCAAGCTGGTCGCCAATATGATTGCCGGTGCAGGTGTTAACCGCGTCATCACCGTCGATCTCCATACCGACCAGATTCAGGGCTTTTTCGATATACCGACCGATAATCTTTATTCAGCGCCGGTGATGACCCGCGATATTGAAAAGCACTACGACACCAAGAACTTGACGATCGTTTCGCCCGACGTGGGCGGCGTGGCGCGGGCTCGCGCCATCGCCAAGCGCATTGGTGCCGATCTTGCCATTGTCGATAAACGGCGACCCCGCGCCGGTGTCTCGGAAGTGATGGGCATCATTGGCGATGTGTCCGGGCAAAGTTGTCTTCTGATCGACGACATCGCAGATAGCGGCGGCACGCTGATCAATGCGGCGGAAGCCCTGCTGGAGGCTGGTGCCAAGGAGGTTTCTGCCTACATCACCCATGGTGTGCTTTCCGAAGGCGCCTGTGAACGCATTGGCGCCAGCAACCTCAAGGAATTGGTCGTGACCGATTCCATTCAGGAAACCGAAGCTCACCGCCAGACCGCCAATATCCGACGCGTCACAATTGCGCCGCTGATCGGCGAAGCCCTCGCTCGCACCGCCAGGGAGCAAAGCGTTTCAACCCTTTTCAACTGA
- a CDS encoding VOC family protein, translating to MKLAHINLVARNAEALAAFYMNVMKCESLREPKMVSGEKVSRGNGISNSEIYTIWLTFPELERPFLEIHEHKVTHDRDQPRVNEPGFGHLSFQMEDISVVLAEIIQAGGAQIGEITDFGTPDKPFLIAYARDPEGNVLELEQIGNRPRC from the coding sequence ATGAAACTTGCCCACATCAACTTGGTAGCCCGAAATGCGGAAGCGCTCGCAGCGTTCTACATGAATGTCATGAAATGCGAATCCCTTCGTGAACCCAAGATGGTGTCCGGGGAAAAAGTGTCGCGCGGCAATGGTATTTCGAACTCTGAGATATATACGATCTGGCTGACATTCCCCGAACTCGAACGCCCATTCTTGGAGATACATGAGCACAAGGTCACTCATGATCGAGACCAGCCAAGGGTGAATGAGCCCGGTTTCGGGCACCTGTCATTCCAGATGGAAGATATCAGCGTGGTGCTCGCGGAAATCATCCAAGCCGGCGGGGCGCAGATCGGCGAAATCACGGACTTTGGGACGCCGGATAAGCCATTTCTTATTGCTTATGCGCGCGATCCGGAGGGAAACGTCCTTGAGCTTGAGCAGATAGGTAATCGACCGAGATGCTGA
- a CDS encoding TetR family transcriptional regulator C-terminal domain-containing protein has product MRDWNAGEAAAWLEIVGASHRSERIAAIFSARLARGTEALAAVLQRLGGDGVSEGGARVHAQALLAGLEGLSLVQLLERSADDAGRAQAVRILVRGILGGVIPAHRRTGA; this is encoded by the coding sequence ATGCGGGATTGGAACGCCGGCGAGGCGGCGGCCTGGCTCGAGATCGTCGGCGCCAGCCACCGCAGCGAGCGGATTGCAGCGATCTTCTCCGCCCGGCTGGCGCGGGGGACCGAGGCGCTCGCGGCAGTTTTGCAGCGGTTGGGTGGCGATGGCGTGAGCGAGGGCGGGGCGCGCGTCCACGCGCAAGCCTTGCTCGCCGGTTTGGAGGGGCTATCGCTGGTTCAGCTTCTGGAGCGTTCAGCGGATGATGCTGGCCGGGCGCAGGCGGTACGCATTCTGGTGCGCGGCATCCTTGGCGGCGTCATTCCAGCCCACCGGCGCACCGGCGCCTGA